In Acidimicrobiales bacterium, one DNA window encodes the following:
- a CDS encoding NUDIX hydrolase — translation MRKWTVAGGIIHDGEHLLLVENLRRNGRRDWSTPGGVVDPGESVLGALTREVREETGIEVESWERKLYEVDVIAHDMDWHMRAEIHLASAYAGDIFIDDPDGIVTQARWSTPAETLQLLAGGLAWLVEPLTDWLEHRWDTGVRSYGFDVTGAYPDGMSISRRELD, via the coding sequence GTGCGCAAGTGGACCGTTGCCGGGGGAATCATCCACGACGGCGAGCATCTCCTGCTGGTCGAGAATCTGCGTCGCAACGGGCGACGAGACTGGTCGACGCCAGGCGGTGTGGTCGACCCTGGCGAATCGGTGTTGGGCGCGCTGACGCGCGAGGTGCGCGAAGAAACCGGCATCGAGGTCGAGAGCTGGGAGCGCAAGCTGTACGAGGTCGATGTCATCGCACACGACATGGACTGGCACATGCGGGCCGAGATCCACCTGGCCAGCGCCTACGCCGGCGACATCTTCATCGACGATCCCGACGGCATCGTCACACAGGCCCGCTGGAGCACCCCTGCCGAGACCCTCCAGCTCTTGGCGGGTGGGCTGGCTTGGCTGGTCGAGCCTCTGACCGACTGGCTCGAGCATCGCTGGGACACCGGTGTCAGGTCTTACGGTTTCGACGTGACCGGCGCATACCCCGACGGAATGTCGATCTCGCGCCGCGAGCTCGACTGA
- a CDS encoding inositol monophosphatase family protein, whose protein sequence is MTTEDTSPGPAGVDADSLLVVALGLVRLAVDRHRQGGLGRVDTKSSLTDPVTQVDQDSERLIVDWLRRNRPDDAIIGEEGANDEGTSGIVWIIDPLDGTVNYTYGFPSHAVSLAVQVDGRTVVGVVHDTAMDLQYRATLGGGAYCGHTRLGCTTADDPALMLLATGFGYDPEQRRHQAAVLAHVMPGIRDIRRAGSAAIDLCHVAAGRVDAYYETGPNIWDVAAGMLIVEEAAGRAAYDPEAKRVLAAGTVGYDRIDAFMTTAEQAARHSGDTSAAK, encoded by the coding sequence GTGACCACAGAAGACACTTCTCCCGGGCCTGCCGGCGTCGACGCCGACTCGCTGCTGGTCGTGGCGCTGGGCCTGGTTCGCCTGGCGGTCGACCGCCATCGCCAGGGCGGTCTGGGACGGGTCGACACCAAGTCGAGCCTCACCGACCCGGTCACCCAGGTCGACCAGGACAGCGAACGGCTTATCGTCGACTGGCTGCGCCGCAACCGTCCCGACGACGCGATCATCGGCGAAGAGGGGGCCAACGACGAAGGCACCTCGGGCATCGTGTGGATAATCGACCCCCTCGACGGGACGGTCAACTACACCTACGGCTTTCCTTCGCACGCCGTGTCGCTGGCGGTTCAGGTCGACGGACGCACGGTCGTGGGGGTGGTTCACGACACGGCGATGGACCTGCAGTACCGCGCCACCCTGGGCGGCGGTGCCTACTGTGGCCACACCAGGCTCGGCTGCACCACCGCAGACGACCCGGCGCTGATGCTGCTGGCAACCGGTTTCGGCTACGACCCCGAACAACGCCGGCACCAGGCCGCCGTTCTGGCCCACGTGATGCCCGGTATCAGAGACATCAGACGGGCGGGCTCGGCGGCCATAGACCTGTGCCACGTGGCTGCCGGAAGGGTCGACGCGTACTACGAAACCGGGCCGAACATCTGGGATGTAGCGGCCGGAATGCTCATCGTCGAGGAGGCAGCCGGACGGGCTGCCTACGACCCCGAAGCCAAGCGGGTGCTGGCTGCCGGCACCGTCGGCTACGACCGAATCGACGCCTTCATGACCACCGCCGAACAGGCCGCCCGACATAGTGGCGACACTTCGGCCGCGAAATAG
- a CDS encoding DUF3040 domain-containing protein: MPLSEDEQRILQQIEQNFYESDPEFAREVGETTLYRHAWRNIKWALVGFVAGVGLLVAALSIHFLLAFAGFLVVFACTIVIERNLSKLGRAGLAQVTGNMRSTNMRDAVGGIGSKFKRDKRKGD; the protein is encoded by the coding sequence ATGCCGCTCTCAGAAGACGAACAGCGGATCCTCCAGCAGATCGAGCAGAACTTCTACGAGAGTGACCCCGAGTTTGCGCGCGAGGTTGGCGAGACCACCCTCTACCGTCACGCTTGGCGCAACATCAAGTGGGCTCTCGTCGGTTTCGTCGCTGGTGTCGGGCTGCTGGTTGCTGCCCTTTCGATCCACTTCCTCCTGGCCTTCGCCGGGTTCCTCGTGGTGTTTGCCTGCACCATCGTCATCGAACGAAACCTCAGCAAGCTGGGGCGGGCCGGTCTGGCTCAGGTGACGGGCAACATGCGATCGACAAACATGCGCGACGCGGTCGGCGGCATCGGGTCGAAGTTCAAGCGCGACAAGCGCAAGGGCGACTGA
- a CDS encoding response regulator transcription factor — translation MGTRILTVEDDERIRTAVRFALEDEGWIVDEADSGEEAAEKFSREPADVVLIDIMLPGIDGFELCRNIRRVSDVPIVMVTARADTHDVVAGLEAGADDYLTKPFAPKELSARIRALLRRHRVASPDTPVLRVGDLEIAPDQGVVKRGGEELHLTKTEFRLLCELASSPGKVFSREQLLERVWGYDYFGDGRLVDVHVRRLRTKVESDAAHPRHVVTVRGMGYKLQP, via the coding sequence GTGGGAACACGAATACTCACAGTCGAAGATGACGAGCGAATTCGCACCGCAGTGCGTTTTGCTCTCGAAGACGAGGGCTGGATTGTCGACGAGGCCGACAGCGGCGAGGAGGCAGCCGAGAAGTTCTCGCGCGAGCCTGCCGACGTAGTGCTCATCGACATCATGTTGCCTGGCATCGACGGTTTCGAACTCTGCCGCAACATCCGCAGGGTCAGTGACGTGCCCATCGTCATGGTCACAGCACGGGCCGACACCCACGACGTGGTCGCCGGCCTCGAGGCCGGCGCAGACGACTACCTCACCAAACCCTTTGCTCCCAAGGAGCTCTCGGCGCGTATTCGCGCCCTGCTTCGCCGCCACCGCGTGGCCTCGCCCGACACACCGGTGCTGCGCGTCGGCGACCTCGAAATCGCACCAGACCAGGGCGTCGTAAAGCGAGGAGGCGAAGAACTGCACCTCACCAAGACCGAGTTCCGTTTGTTGTGCGAACTGGCGTCCAGCCCCGGCAAGGTGTTCAGCCGCGAGCAACTCCTCGAGAGGGTCTGGGGCTACGACTATTTCGGCGACGGCCGCCTGGTCGACGTACACGTCAGGCGACTGCGCACCAAGGTCGAGTCAGACGCCGCCCATCCCCGCCATGTCGTGACCGTTCGTGGCATGGGGTACAAGCTGCAGCCCTAG
- the dinB gene encoding DNA polymerase IV — protein MSTLPDGSWGEPDVLHVDMDSFYVSVEVLRDPSLAGKPVIVGGSGDRGVVASASYEARAFGVRSAMPSSRARRLCPNAIFVHGDHRRYGEVSKQIHEIFAEVTPHIEPIALDEAFLDVSGARRLLGSGEQIAWSIRSRIENRLGLNCSVGVAPNKLLAKLASEAAKPIADVKGVRPGRQVVVVEADQALQFLHAHPIRALWGVGPKTHDRLSALGVQTVADLARIPLEPLVASVGAAHGRHLFDLARGYDPRPVESHREAKSIGHEETFSRDIYDRSELDRISMRLADAVATRLRSAGMAARTVQLKLRFSDFSTITRSRSVADEVTTANAIVAVVRELLDARDVSPRIEHDGVRLLGVSTSHLAAPTGVQLSLDELMDTARADGPPQHGWSEVAATLDEIRQRFGSDAVVPGAALADKGRRDRRVGDELWGPGLIRTTNSADE, from the coding sequence ATGTCCACCCTGCCCGACGGGTCGTGGGGCGAACCCGACGTGTTGCACGTCGACATGGATTCGTTCTACGTGTCGGTCGAGGTGTTGCGCGACCCGTCGCTTGCGGGCAAGCCGGTGATAGTGGGTGGCAGCGGCGACCGTGGGGTAGTGGCCTCGGCGTCGTATGAGGCCAGGGCGTTCGGCGTCAGGTCTGCGATGCCTTCGAGCCGGGCCCGGCGTCTGTGCCCCAACGCCATCTTCGTGCACGGCGACCATCGCCGATACGGCGAGGTCTCCAAACAGATCCACGAGATCTTCGCCGAGGTAACGCCCCACATCGAGCCCATCGCCCTGGACGAGGCGTTCTTGGACGTCAGCGGCGCCAGGCGGCTGCTGGGCTCGGGCGAGCAGATCGCTTGGTCGATCCGGTCACGAATCGAGAACCGGCTGGGCCTGAACTGTTCGGTTGGTGTCGCCCCGAACAAGCTGCTGGCCAAGCTCGCCAGCGAGGCCGCCAAGCCCATCGCCGACGTAAAGGGTGTTCGGCCCGGCCGCCAGGTGGTGGTGGTCGAAGCCGACCAGGCGTTGCAGTTTCTGCACGCCCACCCCATACGCGCTCTGTGGGGCGTGGGGCCCAAGACCCATGATCGCCTCAGTGCACTGGGCGTGCAGACCGTGGCCGACCTGGCCCGCATACCGCTGGAGCCCCTGGTCGCGTCGGTGGGGGCGGCCCATGGCAGGCACCTGTTTGACCTGGCACGGGGTTACGACCCGAGGCCGGTCGAGAGCCACCGCGAGGCCAAGTCGATAGGCCACGAGGAGACGTTCTCGCGAGACATCTACGACCGCTCCGAACTCGACCGGATCTCCATGCGGTTGGCCGACGCCGTTGCGACCCGCCTGCGTTCGGCCGGAATGGCCGCGCGGACGGTTCAGCTGAAGCTGCGCTTCTCCGACTTCAGCACCATCACGCGCTCGCGTTCGGTCGCCGACGAGGTCACCACGGCCAACGCAATCGTCGCCGTGGTGCGAGAACTGCTCGACGCCCGAGACGTCAGCCCACGAATAGAACACGACGGGGTCCGCCTGCTGGGTGTGTCGACCTCGCATCTGGCTGCCCCGACGGGCGTGCAGCTATCACTGGACGAATTGATGGATACGGCCCGCGCGGACGGCCCCCCACAACACGGGTGGTCCGAGGTGGCGGCCACCCTCGACGAGATCCGTCAGCGATTCGGCTCCGACGCAGTGGTTCCGGGTGCTGCGCTGGCCGACAAGGGGCGCCGCGACAGGCGCGTGGGCGACGAGCTGTGGGGTCCAGGCCTCATCCGCACCACGAATTCGGCCGATGAGTAG